The Mus caroli chromosome 9, CAROLI_EIJ_v1.1, whole genome shotgun sequence DNA window ATGCCCATGGTGCTGCTAGGGCAGCAAGCGCCCAGAGCAGAGGATGCTTCCGTGCTGAGATTGTGCCTGTGACAACCACTGTCCTGGATGACAAGGGTGACAAGAAAACCATCACCGTGTCTCAGGATGAGGGTGTCCGCCCCAGCACCACCATGCAGGGCCTGGCCAAGCTGAAGCCTGCCTTCAAGGATGGAGGCTCTACCACGGCTGGTGAGCGCGGGCCAGGAATAGGGCCGATCACAGTGGCCTGTCCCACTCTGAGACCTTGAGCTGACCAGGCCTCCTGGGAAGGTGATGGTAGGTGGAGCCTGGCTCTCTCTGGCTTGGCCTGATGCCTCTTTGtcccacccttcctcccttagGAAACTCCAGTCAGGTGAGTGATGGAGCAGCTGCCGTCCTGCTGGCTCGGAGGTCCAAGGCTGAAGAACTGGGCCTCCCCATCCTTGGGGTCCTGAGGTCCTATGCAGTGGTCGGGGTCCCTCCTGACGTCATGGGCATCGGACCTGCCTATGCCATCCCTGCAGCCTTGCAGAAAGCAGGTGAGGTGGCTCCTTCTCATCCTGTGCTTGGATCCTGCAAGCCCTGTATCTGGGACTGGGGAGGGCTGGGTTTGACCTTGTGGGTGCTGTGGATGAAGGTGAGTCAGGCTAGCACCTCACATCCAAGACCTCCCTAACCTACTACCAGAACCCACTCACCTGACATACACAATAGAGCTGTACTTGGAGCTGAGCCTGAGGAGATTTAGAGTCCTGCCCAGAACTGTCAGCTCTCATCCAAATCTTGTCTACAGGGCTGACTGTGAATGACATAGACATCTTTGAGATCAATGAGGCCTTTGCAAGTCAGGTGAGCCTGGGTGTTATGGTGGGATTGATCAGAGCAGCTCAGAGCAGATGGAGGCTTTAGCTGCTGCTCTGGCTCCTTCCAGGCCGTCTACTGCGTGGAGAAGCTAGGAATTCCTGCAGAGAAGGTGAACCCGCTGGGGGGTGCAATAGCCCTGGGCCACCCCCTGGGCTGCACTGGAGCAAGGCAGGTTGTCACNCTGCTCAATGAACTGAAGCGCCGTGGCAGACGGTAAGGCTGCTCCTTGTGGGGTGTTGTGGGGGTTATTTGAGCTGGGGTGTCTGATACCTGGGGCTTGGGGAGGCGAGCACCCACACANAGGTGTTCTGAACTGGGAGTGGAGGGGTGAGACCTGTCTTCCAGAAGCCTTGCTTCAAAAACAGCATAACCAGGTGCCTGCCACCcgggtgtgtgtctgtctgggaCTCAGTTCCCACAGTCCTGCTCTGCAGGTTTTGACTCTGTCCATGAGCCCTTGTTGCTGCAGCTCTGCCTGGCGGGAGCATGGGCTGGGGTTTGGCTGTGGGAGCCAACGATGGTTCCTTTCCCCAGGGCTTATGGCGTGGTGTCCATGTGCATCGGGACTGGGATGGGAGCAGCCGCTGTCTTTGAATACCCTGGGAACTGAGGCCTGGCTGCAGGCGGCACAACCCAGAGAGTGCTACAGTGGTGTCCAGAGAGGGACGCTACAGAAGCCATCTACGTGGGACACTCAGCAGTGGAGGGATGTGTCACAGCACTTTACTTTAGAAAACGTAATTGATGTTGGAACAGAGAGAGGGTTGGGACTGCCCCGTCAGGTACCCTGAACCGTGCTGAAGTGAGCATAGGACACTCTGGTTGCAAAGCCATTTGTACCTTTGAGGGAGGGATGCAGTAAATGTGTACTGTCTCAGTTTGGTGGTTGTCATTTCCTTCAGGGGTCAGCTTTCGCCTCCTGGATTCTGTGCATAAATGATTAAGAACCAGGGTCTCTCTCCGGTGAGCTCTAGCTGTGTGCAGGCTCTGGAGACCTGTCATGCGGGACCTCAGCAGACACCGTTGACCTAGAGGAGGTTCCCCTATCCCAGGAGCCATTCAGCCCATAGCCACTGCCCCTGCTTTCCAACCCTGGGCCATGTGGAACTCTTCAGCAGAGGCCGCGGCTGGGGACTAGCTATCCCCAGGCACCATGTATCCTAAGAGCCTCTTGCCCACAGCTGCAGCCCAGCATACTTTCCAGCACCTGGACTCGGTCTAGCCCACTGCTCCTGGGATAGGCGCCGGGGTTAGCTTCCCACGGtcaccttcccctcctcccttctatGGAGCTGTCACGTGATCTTTTCCAAAGGAGGGACAAACAGAATGACTCTTCTGCAGAAAGAGTACCTGCCAGCAACAGGTCAAAGGTCGTTCCACTCAGGTCCAGCTTCATGAACCAGAGTTTGTCTGGGTTTCCTTACGTGCGTCGTAGGTTGTGTTTGGTCACACCACTGACGAAAACatacccccccacccacccacccagtccccCTGAGATGGGTAAAGGCTTTCGTGTCTTCAACCTCATGAGCCCTCTCTGCCCTCCATGGTGAGTTGTTAATGGACCCTTCTCGTATGGCTGCTGTCTTGAACATTCAGCCGCTGAATGTTCAGGAAGCCAACAACTGGAGAATGGGGTTCCCCTGCTAGCTCGGCTCTGGGCTCCATGGGGCAGTTTCTCTGACCGCTGGCACCCCAGGAAGGTTATGCTCCAACCCTTGGCCTCAGCTGCTGCCCAGGCTCCAGGCTCTAGAGTCCTGCCAGCTTGCTCCGCCTCAGCTTCCGGTCTCTGGTGTTTCCCTGGGTCTGTCCTTCAACATCTGTCACCCAGGGCTATGGCTCCGTACTGGCCTGTGACCTTCCTGACAGTGAAGCTTATGAGACTctgcaaccccctccccccaaagtgTCCCTCAGAGCTGTTTTGGGTACACACTGTCTGTCGCCACCCCTCAGGCCGTCCCCTGGATCTATCTATCCAAGTCGTTTCTCTTTAGAATACTAGACACAGGCTTCCTCTTCCGCCGTAAGGGCCCATGGTTCACTTCCCATGCTCCAGCCTCTACCCTCAGGGCAAGCAGGCCTGGGAGCAGAGCCCAGCCAGGTGCTGGCCCCCTTCCTGGCGGGGAGGGAAGCCTCCAGTTTGCCTGAGTGGGTTAGCTTGGTACACTCTAGGGGCAGACCCCTGAGGTAACACCATCTTTCAGTCTGCTGCATGTCCACTCCAGCACAATCTGGTATACCTGGAGGATCTAGTAGGACAGCAGGTAGGGGACACAGCGTCACCCCAGGTTATTGGTGGCAAGTGGGCTGCTCCATCTGAAGCTGTCTGtctcctgcttttcttctttttaaaaaaaatatttatttactttatgtatgtgagtacactctcactgtcttcagccacaccagaagagggcatcggatcccatcacggatggttgtgagccagcatgtggttgctgggaattgacctcaggacctctggaagagcagtcagtgctcttaacccctgagccatctctccagcccctgcttttcTTCTTGCAGCTTCAGAAGATACAGGAATTCCTCCACCCCTCCTTGGGGCAGTCTCTCCAGCTTGACTGGCCCAGCTGCCCAGCACACAGCTCAGCAGCGCCCCCACCTGGTGCATTTGCTTCCCACACACATGCTCTGTGCGGTTCATGGTCGGGGGCAGAAGCCAGGCCTTCCCTGCTCTCAGGACTTTGGGGACCAGAGGTGacaagagtaaaaataaataaattaaaaaaaaaaaaaaaacctgcccttCTCACTTAGCATGACCTGAACTGAGGTTGTGTGTATGGGCTGAGGAGAGATGGTTTGTATCTTGAAGGTGTCCCTGCTAGGGACATCCACAGGCAGTTTTTCTTTCT harbors:
- the LOC110301085 gene encoding 3-ketoacyl-CoA thiolase A, peroxisomal, encoding MHRLQVVLGHLAGRPESSSALQAAPCSAGFPQASASDVVVVHGRRTPIGRASRGGFKDTTPDELLSAVLTAVLQDVKLKPEQLGDISVGNVLEPGSGAVMARIAQFLSGIPETVPLSTVNRQCSSGLQAVANIAGGIRNGSYDIGMACGVESMSLSRIGNPGNISSRLLESEKARDCLIPMGITSENVAERFGVSRQKQDAFALASQQKAASAQSRGCFRAEIVPVTTTVLDDKGDKKTITVSQDEGVRPSTTMQGLAKLKPAFKDGGSTTAGNSSQVSDGAAAVLLARRSKAEELGLPILGVLRSYAVVGVPPDVMGIGPAYAIPAALQKAGLTVNDIDIFEINEAFASQAVYCVEKLGIPAEKVNPLGGAIALGHPLGCTGARQVVTLLNELKRRGRRAYGVVSMCIGTGMGAAAVFEYPGN